In one Sporomusa sphaeroides DSM 2875 genomic region, the following are encoded:
- a CDS encoding FMN-binding protein: MKPYALLFIVCVLTGGLFVFFAGDDVQQQAPEAVSKLKPGTYKVEYDQPDFRGWKAFFVMEVNATGEMEEITFDYINSSGGLKTQDVEYNKRMRSKSGVGPSDYCPRFVKNLRVYQNPDEVDGITGATHSSHDFKDFAQAAFKNAQIGNQSTIYIPQPELVAPDAKEKK; the protein is encoded by the coding sequence GTGAAACCGTATGCTTTATTATTCATTGTTTGTGTGTTGACCGGAGGGCTTTTTGTTTTTTTCGCAGGTGATGATGTTCAGCAGCAAGCTCCGGAAGCTGTCTCAAAGCTGAAACCCGGAACTTACAAAGTAGAGTATGATCAGCCGGATTTTAGAGGCTGGAAGGCTTTTTTCGTTATGGAAGTCAATGCAACGGGAGAAATGGAAGAGATTACCTTTGACTATATCAATTCGTCGGGGGGCTTGAAGACACAGGATGTGGAATATAATAAGCGGATGAGAAGCAAGAGTGGTGTTGGTCCCAGCGATTACTGCCCGCGATTCGTAAAAAATCTGCGGGTGTACCAAAATCCTGATGAGGTGGATGGTATTACCGGAGCAACCCATTCCTCTCATGATTTTAAGGATTTTGCCCAGGCAGCTTTCAAAAATGCTCAAATTGGCAATCAATCCACTATTTACATACCTCAACCGGAATTAGTTGCCCCCGATGCTAAGGAGAAGAAGTAA
- a CDS encoding methyl-accepting chemotaxis protein: protein MRDLFTNLKVSTKLLLSFGLVAVVSLLVGIVGIFNINRLQDMDNELYRYQTLPLLELRVINGAFEQNRAYMRDIILENDPKKVETAIRAMEENSKKIDSSLQVFSQSLLTQAEKKEFEYFSNVLENFGYHRDQIVELCKTGNKEFARTVLMNDGPKLSANFSRAIDKLSQMKADSGRQTAELNASRSQAAIGVTGFLIVLAGVLAIGLGIGISRIISVPLVAVAAAANKISQGDLTGNIPARYTVAKDEIGQLGMSFSVMAANLKSLVTQVGQSSGQVAASSEELTASIDRSAQASEQIAGTVAGIAQGAEQQMQALMDTVAVVEQMSAGVDKIAVNTATATATADRASSSAEDGSQAISLVISKMNDIKQSVDNSAAVVAELGARSKEIGQIVSTIDGIAAQTNLLALNAAIEAARAGEQGRGFAVVAEEVRKLAEQSQAATKQIENLISSIQQDTGHAVIAMSQGTQEVNAGAEVVGAAGDHFREIAAFVVELSGQIKEIAAAVGQIAASSRQIAGSVSATEAISRDTSAVTQTVSAATEEQSATMTEMAVSSEKLAKLAEQLQQVLQQFRL, encoded by the coding sequence ATGCGCGATTTATTTACAAATTTGAAAGTAAGCACCAAGTTATTGCTAAGTTTCGGGTTAGTGGCAGTCGTGTCGTTACTGGTAGGGATTGTCGGTATCTTCAACATCAACCGTTTGCAGGATATGGATAACGAGCTTTACCGGTACCAGACCCTCCCGCTGCTGGAACTGCGGGTGATCAACGGGGCTTTTGAGCAGAACCGGGCGTATATGCGGGATATTATTTTGGAAAACGATCCGAAAAAAGTGGAAACAGCCATCCGGGCTATGGAGGAGAATAGCAAAAAAATTGATAGTTCCCTGCAGGTCTTTTCGCAAAGCCTGCTGACCCAGGCCGAGAAAAAGGAGTTTGAATATTTTTCTAATGTGTTAGAGAATTTTGGCTACCACCGGGATCAGATTGTGGAGCTTTGCAAAACAGGCAATAAAGAATTCGCGCGTACTGTGCTGATGAATGACGGCCCCAAGCTGTCTGCTAATTTTTCCAGGGCTATTGACAAATTATCACAAATGAAGGCGGACAGCGGCAGGCAAACCGCGGAGCTGAATGCAAGCCGGTCACAGGCGGCCATTGGGGTAACCGGCTTTTTGATCGTGCTGGCAGGTGTGCTGGCGATCGGGCTTGGTATTGGTATCTCGCGGATAATCAGTGTGCCGCTGGTAGCGGTAGCGGCGGCAGCCAATAAAATTTCCCAGGGGGATCTTACCGGCAATATTCCCGCTCGCTACACTGTGGCCAAGGACGAGATTGGCCAGCTTGGTATGTCCTTCAGCGTAATGGCGGCCAATTTGAAAAGCCTGGTGACTCAGGTTGGCCAGTCTTCCGGTCAGGTTGCCGCATCGTCGGAAGAGCTTACTGCCAGCATTGACCGATCCGCTCAGGCGTCTGAGCAAATTGCCGGAACAGTAGCCGGGATAGCTCAGGGGGCGGAGCAGCAAATGCAAGCCCTGATGGATACGGTGGCAGTGGTTGAACAAATGTCGGCCGGAGTGGACAAGATTGCGGTTAATACTGCCACCGCCACTGCTACTGCCGACAGGGCGTCAAGCTCGGCCGAGGACGGCAGTCAGGCAATTTCACTGGTCATCAGCAAAATGAATGATATCAAGCAGAGTGTGGACAATTCCGCCGCTGTTGTTGCCGAACTGGGGGCCAGGTCCAAAGAAATTGGCCAAATTGTATCCACCATTGACGGGATTGCCGCACAAACCAACTTGTTGGCGTTGAATGCCGCGATCGAAGCGGCCAGGGCCGGTGAGCAGGGAAGAGGATTTGCCGTTGTTGCGGAGGAAGTCCGGAAGCTGGCTGAGCAATCCCAGGCAGCCACTAAACAAATTGAGAACCTGATCAGTAGTATTCAGCAGGATACCGGTCATGCCGTTATTGCGATGAGCCAGGGGACACAGGAAGTAAATGCCGGCGCGGAAGTAGTCGGTGCTGCCGGCGATCATTTCAGGGAAATCGCAGCGTTTGTCGTGGAACTGTCCGGACAAATCAAAGAAATTGCAGCGGCAGTCGGTCAAATAGCTGCAAGCAGCCGGCAAATTGCCGGGTCGGTAAGCGCAACAGAAGCAATCAGCCGGGATACCTCGGCTGTGACGCAAACGGTTTCGGCTGCCACGGAGGAACAGTCGGCGACTATGACGGAAATGGCAGTTTCCAGTGAGAAATTGGCCAAACTGGCAGAGCAGTTGCAACAGGTGTTACAACAATTTAGGCTGTAA
- a CDS encoding ABC transporter ATP-binding protein, with protein sequence MIKVENVSFKYAAKQVLQDISFNIRQGSFNGIVGPNGSGKTTLLNIITGQLAAAAGRISLRGRDIGSYRIEELARHIAVVPQNMDIRFPYTCLEIVGMARTPFKTRMQGLSDGDLAIIENAMRLTNTLDFAGRLVTELSGGERQRVLFAKALAQQPEILFLDESFSNMDIYYSITCLNLLRELCAKQGLTVVSIIHDLNLVSAFCSDAIVLASGSLITHGPAPAVLTPELIKEIFRIRVVRAGETGLAVLSDI encoded by the coding sequence ATGATAAAAGTAGAGAACGTAAGTTTTAAATATGCTGCCAAACAGGTATTGCAAGACATTAGTTTCAACATCAGGCAGGGCAGTTTCAACGGCATTGTCGGGCCTAACGGCTCAGGCAAAACAACCCTGCTTAACATTATTACCGGCCAGCTTGCGGCGGCAGCAGGCAGGATAAGCCTGAGAGGGCGGGATATCGGTTCTTACCGGATTGAAGAACTGGCCCGCCATATTGCTGTTGTGCCGCAAAACATGGATATCCGGTTTCCTTATACCTGTCTGGAGATTGTCGGCATGGCGCGTACCCCCTTTAAGACCAGGATGCAGGGGCTTAGTGACGGAGACCTGGCGATTATTGAAAATGCCATGCGACTCACGAACACACTGGATTTTGCCGGGCGTTTAGTTACCGAACTTAGCGGCGGTGAACGGCAGCGGGTACTGTTTGCCAAAGCCCTGGCCCAACAGCCGGAGATTTTGTTTTTGGATGAGTCTTTTTCCAATATGGATATTTATTATAGTATTACCTGCCTGAATTTGCTGCGGGAGCTGTGTGCCAAGCAAGGGCTGACAGTGGTGTCCATTATCCATGACCTGAACTTAGTCAGCGCTTTCTGCTCGGATGCTATTGTGCTTGCTTCAGGCAGCCTGATTACACACGGTCCGGCACCTGCCGTACTTACACCTGAGCTTATTAAGGAAATATTCCGCATCCGGGTTGTGAGGGCAGGTGAAACCGGTCTTGCCGTGCTTTCCGACATATAG
- the feoB gene encoding ferrous iron transport protein B, with protein MSHCHNSLSHMDIPEGARKIVLVGNPNVGKSVFFNALTGMYVDVSNFPGTTVDISHGRYKQDVVIDTPGVYGISSFNDEEIVARDVILSADLILNVVDAVHLERDLFLTLQVIDTGIPTIVAINMMDEAAAQGIKVDLDLLEHLLGVPVISTVAVKGKGLDEVKNRLFEARTGLIEPELKSKLQGMLNRIGSWGEALLVLEGDPHVAERHGIPAGDMREEIYHARRHRVNDIVKHVVKETQEGTTFGTKLGRYMLRPWTGIPIFALVLYAMYYLIGVIVAQDIVGFTEETVMQGMYEPAVRDLIGRFVSEESVLGIILIGEFGVLTMTVTYILGLLLPLVVGFYFALSIMEDSGYLPRLATLVDRAMISIGLNGRAIIPLILGFGCVTMATITTRILGTKRERTIATAVLGLAIPCSAQLGVIAGMLAGIGGKYIAIYVGVILLVLGITGKILNKVLPGQSSDLLIDLPPIRLPRGENVLKKTVTKSYAFLLEASPLFMLGALIISVLQVTGLLEAIQAALAPVTEGMLKLPRETATAFIMGLIRRDFGAAGLSDMDLTAAQTLVSLVTITLFVPCVATVIVMFKERGSKEGGLIWLSSWVFAFIIGAIVAAFVM; from the coding sequence ATGAGTCATTGTCATAATAGCTTAAGTCATATGGACATCCCTGAGGGAGCCAGGAAGATTGTACTTGTTGGTAACCCAAATGTCGGCAAGTCTGTGTTTTTTAACGCATTAACCGGCATGTATGTGGATGTATCCAACTTTCCAGGCACTACTGTTGATATTTCGCATGGACGTTACAAACAGGATGTGGTAATTGATACACCTGGCGTGTATGGCATTTCTTCCTTTAATGATGAAGAGATTGTAGCCAGAGATGTTATTCTTTCCGCTGACTTAATTTTAAATGTAGTTGATGCGGTACACTTAGAACGCGACCTGTTTCTGACACTGCAGGTCATTGATACCGGAATCCCTACTATTGTTGCCATCAATATGATGGACGAGGCTGCTGCCCAGGGGATTAAAGTGGATCTTGATTTGCTGGAGCATCTTCTGGGGGTGCCGGTGATCTCAACCGTAGCGGTAAAGGGAAAAGGTCTTGATGAGGTTAAAAACCGGCTTTTTGAAGCCCGGACAGGTCTGATAGAACCTGAACTGAAAAGTAAGCTGCAAGGCATGCTTAACCGGATTGGCTCCTGGGGTGAAGCACTGTTAGTGCTGGAAGGAGATCCCCATGTGGCAGAACGTCACGGCATACCTGCAGGCGATATGCGGGAAGAAATTTACCATGCCCGCCGCCATAGGGTCAATGATATTGTCAAGCATGTGGTAAAAGAGACACAAGAAGGTACTACGTTTGGTACTAAATTAGGACGGTATATGCTGCGGCCCTGGACCGGTATCCCCATTTTTGCCCTTGTGCTGTATGCTATGTATTATCTGATTGGTGTCATTGTCGCCCAGGACATTGTCGGTTTTACCGAAGAGACGGTCATGCAGGGGATGTATGAACCGGCGGTGCGGGATCTGATAGGGAGATTTGTCAGCGAGGAATCGGTGCTTGGCATAATCCTGATTGGTGAATTCGGCGTCTTAACCATGACGGTAACTTATATTCTGGGATTGCTGCTGCCACTGGTTGTGGGCTTTTATTTTGCGCTTTCCATCATGGAGGACTCAGGCTACCTGCCGCGTCTGGCCACCCTGGTTGACCGGGCTATGATCAGCATCGGCTTAAACGGACGAGCTATCATTCCCTTGATTTTAGGTTTTGGCTGTGTAACCATGGCCACCATTACTACCCGGATTTTAGGAACCAAACGTGAGCGGACAATTGCTACCGCCGTACTCGGTTTAGCTATACCCTGCTCGGCCCAGTTGGGAGTTATTGCCGGGATGCTGGCAGGCATTGGCGGCAAATATATTGCCATTTATGTTGGTGTCATTCTCCTGGTATTGGGTATAACAGGTAAAATTCTCAACAAAGTATTGCCAGGCCAATCCTCTGACCTTCTCATTGATTTACCGCCCATTCGTTTACCGCGTGGAGAAAACGTCCTGAAAAAGACGGTTACCAAATCCTATGCATTTCTTTTGGAAGCATCGCCGCTGTTTATGCTGGGTGCGCTGATTATTTCCGTCTTGCAGGTTACCGGACTGCTGGAGGCTATCCAGGCAGCGCTGGCTCCTGTGACCGAAGGCATGCTCAAACTACCGAGGGAAACAGCTACCGCTTTTATCATGGGTCTTATCCGCCGTGACTTTGGCGCTGCCGGGTTAAGCGATATGGATCTTACGGCGGCTCAGACCTTAGTGTCGCTGGTAACCATTACTTTATTTGTCCCCTGTGTTGCCACCGTAATTGTCATGTTTAAAGAACGCGGCAGCAAAGAGGGTGGCTTGATTTGGCTTAGCTCCTGGGTATTTGCCTTTATTATCGGTGCTATTGTGGCGGCGTTCGTAATGTAG
- a CDS encoding ammonium transporter: protein MRKLWTIFSVCLLVMLTFIPAAFANETAAAPAAVDTGDTAFVLVCAALVMLMTPGLALFYGGMVRTKNALSTIMQSFFVIGLVTVQWTLFGYSLAFGPDIGHFIGSLDWIGLNGVGQAPNADYSATIPHQAFMIFQSMFAVLTVALITGAFAERMKFGAFVVFALLWTTFVYDPIAHWVWGVGGWIRELGVLDFAGGTVVHIISGVSGLVIAMMIGKRKGYGTEVMMPHHLPMTVIGASLLWFGWFGFNAGSALSANGLAASAFVVTHAAAAAATVSWVLTEWLQHGKPTILGAASGCVAGLVAITPAAGFVSLIPAVIIGLGAGIICFLAVAVLKTRLGYDDSLDAFGVHGIGGTWGAIATGLFASTAVNPAGADGLFYGNPGQLVNQLIGVGASWIFAAIMTFIILKAIGMFMQVRANPEQETQGLDITEHGERGYAYQDFMAGSPVGLGSAVNAATQEITVKKTTLA, encoded by the coding sequence ATGAGAAAACTATGGACTATTTTCAGTGTGTGCCTGTTAGTAATGCTCACATTCATACCGGCAGCCTTTGCTAATGAAACTGCTGCCGCCCCGGCTGCTGTTGATACTGGTGATACGGCCTTCGTTCTTGTATGTGCTGCACTTGTTATGCTTATGACTCCTGGTTTGGCCTTATTCTATGGCGGCATGGTAAGAACTAAAAATGCCTTAAGCACCATCATGCAGAGCTTTTTTGTCATCGGTCTGGTAACTGTGCAATGGACACTCTTCGGCTATTCGTTAGCCTTTGGGCCTGACATCGGCCATTTTATCGGCTCACTGGACTGGATAGGCTTAAACGGTGTTGGTCAGGCGCCAAATGCCGATTATTCCGCCACCATTCCCCATCAGGCCTTTATGATTTTTCAGAGTATGTTTGCGGTTCTCACTGTCGCTTTAATTACCGGCGCTTTTGCCGAACGGATGAAATTCGGCGCTTTTGTCGTATTTGCCTTACTCTGGACTACCTTTGTCTACGACCCTATTGCCCACTGGGTATGGGGTGTAGGTGGCTGGATTCGTGAACTGGGTGTGCTTGACTTTGCGGGTGGTACGGTTGTTCATATTATTTCCGGTGTTTCCGGCCTGGTTATCGCCATGATGATTGGCAAACGCAAAGGATATGGCACTGAGGTTATGATGCCCCATCATCTGCCGATGACGGTAATCGGCGCCTCGCTGCTCTGGTTTGGCTGGTTCGGCTTCAATGCCGGCAGCGCCTTATCTGCCAACGGCCTTGCGGCCAGTGCCTTTGTCGTTACCCATGCAGCCGCAGCGGCTGCCACCGTATCCTGGGTATTGACCGAATGGCTTCAGCATGGAAAGCCGACGATCCTGGGTGCTGCCTCCGGTTGTGTTGCCGGTCTTGTTGCCATCACTCCGGCTGCCGGTTTTGTCAGCCTCATTCCAGCCGTCATTATCGGCCTGGGTGCCGGCATTATCTGCTTCCTGGCGGTAGCTGTCCTCAAAACGAGACTGGGTTATGACGATTCGCTTGATGCCTTTGGCGTGCATGGTATTGGCGGCACCTGGGGGGCTATCGCTACCGGCCTGTTTGCCTCCACGGCAGTTAACCCTGCCGGTGCCGATGGTCTGTTCTACGGCAATCCCGGCCAGCTTGTCAACCAGCTCATCGGTGTTGGCGCCAGCTGGATATTTGCTGCCATTATGACCTTTATTATTCTTAAAGCCATCGGTATGTTCATGCAGGTCCGCGCTAACCCTGAACAGGAAACGCAAGGCCTTGACATCACCGAACATGGCGAACGCGGTTACGCTTACCAGGACTTCATGGCAGGTTCACCGGTTGGTCTTGGCTCTGCGGTAAACGCTGCCACTCAAGAAATCACTGTCAAAAAGACAACGCTGGCATAA
- a CDS encoding FecCD family ABC transporter permease → MSSTLTALLSRQKAKTRLAAMVLLVVMVLFTLAAVGFGRADIGIEDAAVVIYGKITGNADSYSHVNGAITAIIWDIRLPRILAAIAVGGGLAVAGVVFQALLRNPLADSYTMGVSTGAAFGASIAIYLNILAQSSLPVTLLAFGGAVATLLVVMSMARVGGYVSSANLVIAGIIVSSILSAAISMVKSLAGEQVSAIVAWLIGSLAAKSWEHVVYGWPLILAACFVCYYYAEDLNVVSLGDREARSLGINASRLRMILLAAGALITAVCVAISGIIGFVGLIVPHMVRMLTGSDNKALIPLSGLTGGILLLTADTFGRSVGNIEIPVGVLTTLLGGPFFVYIFRMRNKTLQ, encoded by the coding sequence ATGAGCAGTACGTTAACCGCGCTCTTGAGCCGCCAGAAGGCCAAAACCCGTCTGGCGGCTATGGTGCTTTTGGTGGTAATGGTTCTGTTTACTTTAGCTGCCGTAGGTTTTGGCCGGGCGGATATCGGTATCGAGGACGCTGCGGTTGTTATTTATGGAAAAATTACCGGCAATGCTGACAGCTATAGCCACGTAAATGGGGCTATCACGGCCATTATCTGGGATATCCGCCTGCCGCGCATTCTGGCTGCCATTGCTGTTGGCGGCGGCTTGGCGGTGGCTGGTGTTGTCTTTCAGGCGTTGCTCAGGAATCCGCTGGCAGATTCCTATACCATGGGTGTATCGACAGGTGCAGCCTTTGGGGCCAGTATAGCTATCTATCTTAATATTCTTGCCCAGAGTAGCCTGCCTGTCACGCTGTTGGCCTTTGGCGGGGCGGTGGCCACCCTGCTTGTTGTCATGTCTATGGCCCGGGTAGGCGGCTATGTGTCATCTGCCAATCTGGTTATTGCCGGGATTATTGTCAGCAGTATTCTGTCAGCCGCCATCAGCATGGTTAAGAGTCTGGCCGGCGAACAGGTATCGGCCATTGTTGCCTGGCTGATCGGCAGCCTGGCAGCTAAAAGCTGGGAGCATGTGGTATATGGCTGGCCGCTTATTCTGGCTGCTTGCTTCGTATGCTATTACTATGCCGAAGATCTCAATGTTGTATCCCTGGGGGACCGTGAGGCCCGCAGTCTGGGCATTAACGCTTCCCGCCTGCGTATGATACTTTTGGCGGCCGGAGCCCTGATTACTGCCGTATGTGTGGCTATCAGCGGTATTATTGGCTTTGTCGGCCTCATTGTGCCGCATATGGTCAGGATGTTGACCGGTTCAGATAACAAGGCGCTTATTCCGCTCAGTGGCCTCACCGGCGGTATTCTGCTGCTAACGGCCGATACATTTGGCCGTTCTGTCGGCAATATTGAGATTCCGGTAGGGGTGTTGACTACCCTTTTAGGCGGTCCTTTCTTTGTCTATATTTTCAGGATGCGCAACAAGACGCTGCAATAG
- the cobI gene encoding precorrin-2 C(20)-methyltransferase, producing the protein MSGIFYGVGVGPGDPELLTLKAINAIKSSDVVIAPRTEKKDESTALSIARPYIQEGTEVLELVFPMNYNAQALSDAWVNNKEIILGLLNSGKKVAFLTLGDPMLYSTYMYVFRLLEASGHEIVNIPGVNSFSAIGNRLGVALAEGGDILSIVPATIDDERLERVLAASDNVVLMKVYKNYTEIVEKLHKHGMVENAVMVSKCGLEGEEIIRDLAAAGNQKVNYLSTILTKRSKVSKHALA; encoded by the coding sequence ATGTCAGGGATTTTTTACGGCGTCGGCGTAGGCCCCGGCGACCCCGAATTACTTACTTTGAAAGCCATTAACGCCATTAAATCATCCGATGTGGTTATTGCTCCCCGTACCGAGAAAAAGGATGAAAGCACGGCACTTTCCATTGCCCGTCCCTACATCCAGGAGGGGACTGAGGTTCTTGAGCTGGTATTTCCTATGAACTACAATGCTCAGGCTTTGTCCGATGCCTGGGTGAACAACAAAGAGATCATTCTTGGATTATTAAACAGCGGCAAAAAAGTAGCTTTTCTTACCCTGGGCGATCCTATGCTATACAGTACTTATATGTATGTTTTCCGCCTGTTGGAAGCCTCCGGCCATGAAATTGTCAATATTCCCGGCGTAAACTCCTTCTCGGCAATTGGCAATCGCTTAGGGGTGGCCCTGGCTGAAGGCGGCGATATTCTGAGCATCGTACCGGCTACCATTGATGATGAGCGGCTGGAAAGAGTGCTGGCTGCCTCTGATAATGTGGTGCTGATGAAAGTGTATAAAAATTATACCGAAATTGTTGAAAAACTGCATAAGCACGGTATGGTAGAAAATGCTGTAATGGTCTCAAAATGCGGCCTGGAAGGCGAAGAAATTATTCGTGATTTGGCGGCTGCCGGTAACCAGAAGGTAAATTACCTCTCAACCATTCTGACCAAACGTTCAAAAGTGAGTAAGCACGCATTGGCATGA
- a CDS encoding FeoA family protein, producing MTLAQATRGQRLLIAAIPDAAIRAQAIRFGIAEGAEVECYEKLPAGPIVVGRGKQQIAIGRRLAENIEVKPA from the coding sequence ATGACACTTGCTCAAGCTACACGCGGTCAGCGTCTTTTGATTGCTGCTATTCCAGATGCTGCCATCAGAGCACAGGCTATCCGGTTTGGGATTGCAGAGGGCGCTGAAGTGGAATGTTATGAGAAATTGCCTGCCGGGCCGATTGTTGTCGGCAGAGGCAAACAGCAAATCGCCATTGGCCGCCGTCTTGCCGAGAATATTGAAGTGAAGCCAGCCTAA
- a CDS encoding helix-turn-helix transcriptional regulator, translating into MYEWHKQIQIIVDEIDECIRHYHNEALTLRFLSRKLGYSEFHTTRKFKEISGMQFRDYLRLRKLTFALKEVRDHERSLLDIAFDYGFSSHEAFTRAFKGTYGVTPSEYRKKPVPVVLRTKINPFDRYFFGFGEIGMIKSTEDVKIYFVTIPAHKFLHIKNYESNGYWDFWQKQSQIPGQDCETICGLLESIKGKLDDDGGSDANSGSGQLMAYISDPEGRLCDWGFPRTECYGVRLPADYRGEVPSQMLMIDIPEAEYVVFEHGPFDYEQENRSVEEKIETAMSAFDFSGTGYCFDTTPSRIIYMYHDPERFFKYIRPVRK; encoded by the coding sequence ATGTACGAGTGGCACAAGCAGATTCAAATCATCGTTGATGAAATAGACGAGTGTATCAGACACTATCACAATGAAGCCCTGACACTGAGGTTTCTTTCCCGCAAGCTGGGTTATTCAGAATTTCATACCACCAGAAAGTTCAAGGAAATATCGGGTATGCAGTTTCGGGATTATCTGCGGCTTAGAAAGCTGACCTTTGCGCTCAAAGAGGTTCGGGATCATGAAAGAAGCCTCTTGGATATTGCTTTTGATTACGGCTTTTCCTCTCACGAGGCTTTTACAAGAGCTTTTAAGGGAACCTATGGGGTAACGCCAAGTGAATACAGGAAAAAGCCTGTGCCTGTGGTTCTTCGTACAAAAATCAACCCTTTCGACCGCTACTTTTTCGGATTTGGAGAGATTGGCATGATAAAATCAACAGAGGATGTTAAAATTTATTTCGTAACCATTCCCGCACACAAGTTTCTGCATATTAAAAACTACGAAAGCAACGGATATTGGGATTTTTGGCAAAAGCAAAGTCAGATTCCGGGGCAGGACTGCGAAACCATCTGCGGCTTGCTGGAAAGCATCAAGGGGAAACTGGATGATGACGGCGGAAGCGATGCAAACAGCGGGAGCGGCCAGCTTATGGCGTATATCAGCGATCCGGAGGGCAGGCTCTGCGATTGGGGTTTTCCACGCACAGAGTGCTATGGTGTGCGCCTTCCTGCTGATTACCGGGGCGAAGTACCGTCGCAAATGCTGATGATTGATATTCCCGAAGCAGAGTATGTCGTTTTTGAACATGGGCCGTTCGATTACGAGCAGGAAAACCGTAGCGTGGAGGAAAAGATAGAAACTGCTATGTCAGCGTTTGACTTTTCAGGCACAGGGTATTGCTTTGATACAACGCCTAGCAGAATCATTTATATGTATCATGATCCGGAGCGATTTTTTAAATATATTCGGCCGGTACGGAAGTAA
- a CDS encoding P-II family nitrogen regulator codes for MRPITKIDVVTRPEKLEELKEALRKIGVTGMTVTQVYGCGLTKGHTEVYRGQEYSINLVPKVKVEIVVCEVPVELVLEAVKAACRTGKIGDGKIFVYPVANAVRIRTGEEGDIAIMDPADMPK; via the coding sequence ATGCGACCAATAACCAAAATTGATGTTGTTACCCGTCCGGAAAAGTTGGAAGAACTCAAAGAAGCTCTGAGAAAAATTGGTGTTACCGGTATGACAGTGACGCAAGTCTACGGTTGTGGCCTAACCAAAGGGCATACCGAAGTATACCGGGGACAGGAATACAGTATCAACCTGGTCCCTAAGGTAAAGGTCGAAATTGTCGTCTGTGAAGTCCCGGTAGAACTTGTGCTGGAAGCCGTCAAGGCCGCTTGCCGTACCGGTAAAATTGGCGACGGCAAAATCTTCGTCTACCCGGTTGCCAACGCCGTGCGCATCCGTACCGGTGAGGAAGGCGATATCGCCATTATGGACCCGGCTGACATGCCGAAATAA
- a CDS encoding ABC transporter substrate-binding protein: MKAKLLSVVAVVLLAVALAGCGSSKPAAGSVDGNIKITDDFNQTIVLKAPAKRIISLYSAHTENLLALGLEAEIIGVSPAESAQAAKDKPVFDYRADPEKVLAAQPDVVIIRPFIKQSHPDFVKTLEQANIKVVCLYPERFEEFDGYIKKLAVLTGREQQAGEQLAAFHARLNAVAEHTAKAQVKKRVYFEATTTEYRTITPDSMPGRVLQLAGGVNMAADAQPLKTSGSIAAYGSERLLMKAEEIDVFLAQRGPMNPGVTPEAIKQRPGFDKIKAVREGQVYIVDEKLVSTPSFRLADGVEQLARLLYPEVFSVQ; the protein is encoded by the coding sequence ATGAAAGCTAAATTGCTAAGTGTTGTAGCTGTAGTCCTGCTGGCAGTGGCGCTGGCCGGCTGCGGCTCATCCAAGCCTGCCGCCGGTTCTGTTGACGGCAATATAAAAATCACCGATGACTTCAATCAGACCATTGTGCTTAAGGCTCCGGCCAAACGCATTATCTCGCTGTACTCGGCCCATACGGAAAATCTCCTGGCCCTTGGTCTTGAAGCCGAAATTATTGGTGTGAGTCCGGCTGAATCTGCGCAGGCAGCCAAGGACAAGCCGGTGTTTGATTACCGCGCCGACCCGGAAAAGGTATTGGCGGCGCAGCCTGATGTTGTTATTATCCGGCCGTTTATCAAGCAAAGCCATCCTGACTTTGTCAAAACCTTAGAGCAAGCCAATATTAAGGTGGTTTGTCTTTATCCGGAGAGGTTTGAGGAGTTTGACGGCTATATTAAAAAGCTGGCTGTTTTAACAGGCAGGGAGCAGCAGGCTGGTGAACAATTGGCTGCTTTTCATGCCAGGTTAAACGCCGTAGCTGAACATACTGCCAAAGCGCAGGTTAAAAAACGGGTGTATTTTGAGGCAACCACTACAGAATACCGGACCATAACTCCTGACAGTATGCCTGGCAGGGTATTGCAGCTGGCCGGAGGCGTAAATATGGCTGCCGATGCTCAGCCGCTCAAGACCTCCGGCAGTATAGCTGCCTATGGCAGCGAGCGCCTGTTGATGAAGGCTGAGGAAATTGACGTTTTTCTGGCCCAGCGCGGTCCGATGAATCCGGGGGTAACGCCGGAGGCGATTAAGCAGCGTCCGGGATTTGACAAAATAAAGGCCGTGCGTGAGGGCCAGGTCTATATTGTCGATGAAAAGCTGGTGTCCACTCCGTCTTTCCGTTTGGCCGACGGTGTGGAACAATTGGCCAGACTACTGTATCCGGAAGTTTTTTCCGTCCAATAA